TAACCCTGGTTACAAAAGAGCTGGAAAATGTAAGTTTgttctaattaatttaatttaattaatttgtttgtgaATTTCTATTTCATTTCATCTTGTTGGGAAATAAGTCTCTGGGGAGCTTAACAATCAACGCAGGTGTTGCAAAGCAAAGTGGATGCCATTCAAGCTCCCTTTTGGCCTCCATGGCCTCTTTTCTTGTTCAGGTAAACTTATTTCCTATGAAAGCAAGACTAAAGATTGATTTTCACATTTGGGGTTGAGTGAAGAATGTGTCGATAACAACGCCTAATGTAGTCGCAGCTGTTCGGGTTGGAGGTTCAATTATTGACTTCTTCAACATGAGGAAAACTAAAGAGCTACAGAAACAGCTGGATGAGAATGTGAAATCGTTAACCCTGGTTACAAAAGAGCTGAGAAATGTGAGTTTgttctaattaatttaatttaatttatttgtttgtgaaTTTCTATTTCATTTCATCTTGTTGGGAAGTAGGTCACTAGGGAGCTTAACAAATCAACACAGGTGTTGGAAAGCAAAGTTGATGTCATTCAAGCTCCTTCCTGGCCTTCATGGCCTCTTTCCTCGTTCGGGTAAACTTATTTCCTATGAAAGCAAGACTAAATATTGATTTTCATATATGCCTTGGTCTTTGATTATTTACATTCGGTTGTTCATGGCCagaaattaaccaaaaaaactTTTCTATCATCTAGATTTGATTATTCATTACTAAGGTGCTATAGAGAAGATGTAGGATAATATAAGGTAGGAGTGCTCTTAGGTTGACCTTGTTTTCAGAACATTGAGTAGAGTAGTAAAGAATGACTTGTTCATGAAATTAGAACTATACgatgttgaagaagaataGTGACAAATTTGCTGAGTTAGAAATAGAataattttctattaattaaGGGGTTATGggtaaaataaagaaaagaaaaaaaccaaaaatttatgGAATATAATGTGCCGAAACGAGAGTACAGAAGTAGAGAAGAGCAGCGAATCGACCCCAAATCCGTAACaccccaaaccctaaatccccaaCACCTCAACTCCAACTGGCTGTCTTTGGATAGTTTTGTGCGTGGATGGGGTGCTTTGCTTCTCTTGAAACTCTTCCCCTCTAGTGTTGTAAGGGAaaaatttgtataattttgtgagagttttatttgtattattatggcttgatatttttttttttcaagctttatctttttttattttattatgagTTTgtaatcttagttgggatggcTATGCCAAAGTTTCTTCGATCCTGCGTAATCGGTAATGGAGGCACATTGTTGGAGCAGGATTTCTTTCGAGAAGAAATGCCTCCACAGATTCTTGACTAAAATCCGCATGTTTTCTTAGTTGGAAAGGACTCTAAATCGCTTCTCCGAAAGTGAATGATGTAAGTGGGAGGAATTTAAGATACAGTCCTGAAAAAGATTTACGAAAGAGTGTGTCATCTATAATGTCATACCTTACGGCCTTTATTCCCAATTTTCTTGCCTCGATCGGTTCGTCGGGTTAGATTCCCTTCATGAGATAGTTCGTAACCAGAGTCATCCatgtttcttctttgatttcaaTCTGCATAACTCCAGGTTTAATTGGTATGCTAGGATTCGATAAAAGTTCCATCGAGGCAACCCTCATGTCCTCCATCGATGTCGACGAGGCGTAGGCCAAGTTATCTGCTCGATTGTTCATCTCTCTTGGTATTTGTTCCAACTCTATCTTTTCGAATTTGTTGGTTAAATCCTTTACCAATCGTTGATACTCCCTCATTTATTCATCCTTGATCGCGTATTCCTCTGTTTTCTGACCGACTATGAGGTGAGTAGCTATGAATGACTAAATGTCTCGCCTTCAGTATCTCAGCAAGTCGAAGTCCTAGCACTAGAGCTTTGTATTCTACCACGTTGTTTAAAGTTGAGAAATCCAATCGAGTTGAGTATTCTAGGTCCACTCCCTCATGCAACGAGAGGATGACCCTTACTCCAGCCTCTACCTGATTAGACGATTCGTCTACATACAACTCCTATTGAGCCTAGTCAATGTTTGGAGCTTCCTCGATTTCGTCATGGTTTCCCTGCAGTTTGTTATATGGATAGCACTTTACTAGGAAATTGGCAATTACCTAACCCCTCTGGGCTATTCGGGGCTGGTATCTAATGTTGATGGCCTATTTTGTAACTCTTCCCGAAAGATCTGCCTTGGACATGACTGCCTTGAATGGCTGAGTTATCCATACGATGATCGTGTGTGGCTCGAAGTATTGTCGAAGTTTCCTTTTGGCCATCACTAAGGGCCGTTATTTGTCTAGTTAGAACCAGCACATCCCTAGGTGTCCTTGGATCATGCATATTCTGCAACGCCTCCACCTTCGATGGGTTGGGCTTAATGCCTCGCTTGTTTACTTTTTGTTCCCAAAACTATCCTGATGAAACACAAAATTCCCACTTCTTTGAGTTAAGCAGCATTCGATATTTTCTCAATATGTCGAAGACTTTTTGCAAATGTCTGACATGTCATCGATATAAACCTCCATCGTTTTGCCAATCTGGCATTTGAACATTCCTTTCACTAAACTTTGATATGCCGACCATGCATTTTTCAACCCGAACAGCACCATGTAACAATACAAGCCCCGTTCGGTGATGAAGGTTGTCTTTTCTTGGTCCTCAACGGCCATTGGAATTTGATTATGCCCCGAATAGGCATCTAGGAATGAGATAAGCTCATATCCAACAATAGCATCTACCATCTGATCAATCTTTGGTATTGAATAGCAATCTTTCGAGCACACCTTGTTTAGGTTGATGTAGTCTACGCACATGCGCCATCTCCCATCCTTTTTACTTACCATGACCACATTCAAGACCCAGGTCAAACACCACACTTCTCGAATGAATCCCACCTCGAGCAAACGGTCTACTTCATCGCTAATAATTTGGTTCTGTTGAGGTGCGAACcgcttctgcttctgctggtAGGCACCGGTTTGGATCAACGTTTAGCTAATGACATGCCACCTCTAGTTCAATCCTTGGCATGTCCAAATATGACCATGCAAATACGTCcctattcttttttaataacttCATCAGTTGTTTTACCTCACCTTCAGGTAAAAGGTAGCCTACCAATACTTTTCTATCGGGATAAGAAAGATTTAGAACTTCCTCCTTGAGCAGTTCGATCATTAGAAGTTCTGAATAAGCCTCATCTTCTTGCTCTGGTAGGTCCTTcattaatttctataaacccTAACTATGCTACGAAGTCACAGCCTTAAGACTTGTTACTATGCTGTAGCATCTTTGGCCTCCACTTGATCCTACTTGATATCAAAGGTGGTTTTCCCATCCTTGGATAGGTACTTCATCACTTGGCAGCGTGTCAATGCTTCTTTATCCATTTGGAGAATCCAATTTCTTCGTATTATAGCATTATACACACTCGGCGCATCCACAACTACAAAAGTAACAAATAGGGTCTTACATGCGGCAATGACGGGTAGAGTCACATCTCTGATTGGTTGTGTTTTGTTCCCTCAAACGCGTAGATCGACGTTAGATTTGGTTGGATCTCCTTGTCATCCAACTTCATTTTTTCGAAAGTGCTCCAAAATAATACGTCTGCACTACTTCCCCTGTCGGTCATCACCTTTTTTACTCTCGAATTGGCAACGCGGAAGGTCATCACTAATACATCGATGTGAGGGAACTCAATTCCTTCCATGTCTTTTTGCATGAATGAGATGACCCTAACCATTTCCAAGGCTTTGGCGAATAAGCTAACGTGATCCCATTTATGCGTCTCGCCTTTTCTACTTGTCTTTTTTCAGACTGGGATCAtgcctcttctctctctgtgggATTTGGTCAACCGTGGATGGTgttgatatccaatagttcTTTATTCGCAATATTCCCGATCATTGTTTTCGATCCATCTTTTTTACTCGCCTTGTTCTCAAGTTTAGCATGGTATTAGGATAACATTCCCTTTCTAAGCATTGCCTTCACCTGATATCTGAGACTTCAACACTCATTGTAGTGTGCCCAAAATGATGGGCACACGTTTTGTTTCTATCTCACTTTTTTGGGGATTCACAAATTGTGGGTGGTGTTCAAAATATGCATTTTCCCTTATTCTCGTGAAAAAGTTTGGCCAGACTCATCATGAGTTTGCTGAAGGGTCGGTTTTGTTTAAATCAAGTACTAGCTTCTTACCTTGAAAAATATCGCTTCGCCTTTGCCTTTTGTTCCCGTGGAGGCTTCGAGACCGCAATGGTTGACGTGGCGCATTTTGACTGGGTGAGCTCTTCTTCCTCTAGTCTGATGATTCTATCTGCCCGAGCCATTGCTTCCCTCATGTCCACTGGTGGGGTCTTGACTAAAGATCTATGCATCTTCGTCCCGGGTATTACCCCCTCACGAAATGCCAGCGAAGTAGTATGAGAATCGCATTCCTCAAGGGTAGACATTTCCTCCGTAAAATGCATCAAATAGTCTTTAAGGCTTTCTCCAATATTTTGCTTCGTGCGGAATAAGATCATAACATCCTTCGTCCTTTTCTTATTGCAGATGTACTGAGATATGAACATTTCACATAGTTGGGTGAAACTACCGATAGACCTTGGTTTCAGCAGTCTAAACCATATCAAGGCCAATCCCGACAAGCTTGAGTGGAACAACTTACAACAAAgcctcatcatcttcttcgagCACCATTTTCTATTGAAAATGATAGATATGCTCCATGGGATCGGTCGTGCCCTCGTACAACTTAAATTTAGGCTGAGTAAACTTGGCGGGCTTTTTGGTTTTCAAGATGTCCTCTATGAATGGTGACTTGTAAATTCCCTTCGTTGCTTCTAAAGAGAGTTCCATGGGTGTTTGCAGTTTGTACCCTTTAATAATCTTCTCGATCTAATTGCGTAAATCAGTGTCTATCGCCCTTTTCGCAATTTTCTATAGGTCGAGATCTTTGTCTTGATCTTCGGTCGTGGCCTTATCGCGGCCACTCGAATGCGTGCTGCTGGAGGAGTCTCCCTCATAGACCTCACATCTCTGCTTCCTCTTACCTTCTTTTAAGCCTTCGTGGCAAGCCACGCTCTGCCTTTCGGCCTTCTCCAAAGCTCTCTAGGCTACCTTTCTAGTCTCGTGCAATTCTTTCATGATTTTCTTCAACTGGGTAATAGCAAGGCTTGGTTCTTCATCTTGAGCACTAGACCTTGTGCTTCTGGGCCGAAGGGTGGACATTGCATTTTCAAGGATGGATGTGTTTGTAGTTCCCTGTGTGGGTTTTTATGATTGATTTTGCGAGATTCCCATAGATGACGCCAACTGTTGGAGCAATATTTCTTTCAAGAAGAAAAGCCTCCCCAGGTTCTTGACTAAAATTCACACGTTTCCTTAATTGGAAAGGACTCCAGATCGCTTCTCCGAAAGTGAACTATGTAAGTGGAGGGAGTACTTGCAAAGATACTCCGACGCTCGAGTTAGTATTTGTGTAGCGATCCTTTAGTGAGCGCTACCCCTTAGGTTTGCGCGTCCTATCCTCCATTCCATAATTGTGGGGAGTTTGATCGGGTTACGACTTCCTTACTCTGCACTTCTCTAGTGTGAGGGAGGTCCAACTAACCCACATCTTCACTTGCTTGTAATCGTGACATATTAGTTGGGCCTTGCTTCGTGGGATATAATTTTTGGTTCCCACACGCAccagattgtcttaattttgatgttagaccGCTCCATTATTGTAATAGCCCTTTGTGATTACTTTGTATTAGCCATTTATGGCTAGTGGCTTTTTAGTGACAATTCTTTTATATTTCGATACTTTTTACTTCTTAATTCAATCATCCCTTAAATGTTGGATTAAAGTAAATCCCAATCCTATATCGGATTGCAAAATCtaacaaaacaattaatatTTTGCCAAACTTAACagtttgaaaattcaaaacaatgaACCCCCCCTAGAACTTGACATAGAGTACGTGTGACATTATTAAGGGGCTTTTGGATTGTTATGTACTCTCAGCAAGTGCAAATATAAgctcttattttctttcctcattttaaattatagtCCACTTCACATTTGGGGGAGAAAATTGACTAAAAAAAGTACTCAATTTTTGCTAGGGGACCGCTCTCAGTGACCATTCTTGAGAGGAGAATATGCTTCTTGAATGCTAAACGTATCATGTTTTCTCTTACTAAACGCCCAGTCGTCCATTTCCTTACCACAAAAGAGTATCGAGGGATATGAGTGTGATTAATGCGATTACACGGTTACACCATAtgattgttattttttttagcaTCTAAGTtgttttataattgtttttatttatcttatcaataaaatattatcaatttttttataaaataaaaatatcaatttttttatacacaaaaaacaaaaacaaaattgggtCGATTCTTAAATttcccctcttttttttttctgtctaATTCATATATAGGGATATGAATTATGGATGATGTTgcatttgaataatttgtgtGATATTATTATGTCATATGCCTCTATTATTGAGGAAGGGATACGAAGTCAGGAAATCTACTTGAAAAGGTAATTATCACTAGATcaagttgtaatttttttcttaaataatataatacaTGGTGTTGAGCATCATTTTTCCATAATTAATCCCAAAAAATTAAGCATCACGTTTCCGTAATTAATCCTAAAAATTGGCGTCATTGGGAGGCATTAGTACTGTGCTCAGATTATCCTTTGAATTAGATTAGATTACATTTTTAGGAAGTTAGcaatttagaaattagaaTTGGGTATGTAATGTTGGCTTTTACATGTGCTTGAAATCGTTACGATTGCTAGGTTGCCAcccatttgccatggcaaagggcaagggcaaggcaatggttgttactattcatgtgaatagtggcagcccttacAAAAGGCTTCTTGTGTTTCTACCCATTACCATGGCAACCCAAGGGTaatcactattcacatgagatatgatgagaggaatttgtatagagttttggtgtgggaagtgaataatatggctaggtatttatttttaaaaaaattatgaaatttttggtttttttaaaataaaaatttcgcTAATGATGTCATCATTGACTTCAACGGCCCCCAAGCACGAGCTCGGGCTCGTTTTGCCTTTGGACTTGCCCTGTTTGTTGGGATCCACTTCTTACCCAAGCTGCTGAAGCTCGCTGAAAGCACGACATGGGGCTTGGGCCCCCTCCTACTCGAGCTAAACTGCAGCGATGAAAGTGCTCtaagaaatatgaaatatttgaTATATCTTTTTAGGAAGTTAGCCATTTAAAATAGAATTGTGTATGTAATGTTGATCTTTATATGCGTTTGAAATTGTTAAGATTGCTACGTTGTCAGTTTTggtttcataaaattttaagaagTTTAAAGTATTTGATgtgtttgttttaatattataatataaaattattgcaCTTTATTAGAAATTATGTGgatggaaaattttgattggtttttttttcccaagatAGCCAataaagtttgaatttttggaACTTTGTAACCTAATTGACCTGAATGACTAATGTTTGGGCAgcaatttaactaaaaataaataacaatagaacGTATTTAAAAGGGCATTTACGTAACTTAAAACCACCCAAGCCCAAGGTAATTTTGCTTGCACAGTCGGAAATAGGGTTGTCGCGGTAGCTACAGAAATAGTCGATTCCCAGTTTTCTCAGTAgcaacgagagagagagagagagagagagagagagagagagacaaaacgcccagggaagagagagaaaggccATTACAAATTCTGTGATCGCCAAAGGGGCTTCAATGCCTCGTCGCTGCGCAGATTAGTCTCCACGAGCAGATACCTATAGATACAAATTTTCAGAGTCGATGGCTCTCACTGCGGGCAAGCTCACCATTCTGGTTGGTGCAGGTCCGTACAATCCCTCCACATCTATTCGCTCCTTCAATTTCTATAAAACTCAAACCTTATAGTAATCTATCATGGCACCTTCTCCAAATCCCTCGCAATTTTGTCCCCAAATTGGCGTCTGatttttaattcatatttCGGGCATAGTACTGGTGGAGAAAAGTTAGGGTTTCGGACAAACCCTAGATCCTAATATATGGAAACACTAAATGAATGCGAAATTATTGACAGGAGAAAATACCTTCTGTTGGTTTCTGcattgattaaaaatatgCACTATTTGGTGTTTCTTAACTAGTTTAAGTTCTGCTTCAACTGTCCAAGCCTGTTTCTTATCATATGGTTCAAGTGAGTGAATCTGATTGTATGCCTCTCAACTTGAAACGAAGGTCATTAAAAATTGGGTGGAAAGTGATTGCTCTTGTGTTAGTCACTTGCTTTTGTTCTCAGTTTTCATGTCTCCCTTTGTCACCTGTACAGCCCCATCTGCTTAGTAGCTTCTGACCTCATATAAGGGGTTCTTATCAATTTGGGTTGGTCGCCTATCTGTTAGTTTATCATGGTCTGTGCACCTACATATTGCAGTTGTGGGTTGGctatgaaattattaatttctattgtGTTAATGAAAGAACATGTTTTTATAATCAATCCGTTTATCCTATTCGTTTTTAGGCATTCTTGGTTCAGTTCTTGCAAAAGAAGGACGCGTATCTGATCTTGTCTCTGGTGCATTCAAGGTAGTTCGTCATGTTATTTGTTTTATCTTCTATATGTGTAAAATTACACTTCAAATTTGCTGTTTTAACGTATGTATGTGTGGCATCCAAAGTTATATACTGATCTTGCTGCCAGTTGGTGATGTTGTATCGTAGGAATGGGTATTTTATATTAACTAGGAAATGAGGGTAAAGGTTCAATGTCCTGGATGGCTTTCGAGACGGCATTCTGCGATCTTGTACAATATGCATATTTAGTTGGCCTTGGATGTATGCTTTAAAGTAttctttagaaaatatattttcagtGACTgctattgttttgtttgtgtttttaaacATGTTAATGTCCTTCAGGGTTTTGTTTAAATTCTATAAATTCTAATGCGTATTAGTACGACTATAAGATTTTGCTAATTTTTGGCCTTTTACCACAGATTGCCTGGAAGCAAATTATACGAAATGATCAGACTCCATCGGTTAAGAAACCACATAACGACACTTTGATGGCCCAGGTTTCATATTATCTTATAGAGTTTTATTTCTCATAATTGCATTTAAAGTGGTTGGGTATTATAATAGGGGTGCCTGGAGAAGCACATCGAGTCATCATGATTCAATTGTTCTAAGTCAGCATCTGTGTGGATTCTTATTGGAGCTTCATATTCCCGAGGATGGATAATGTGATTGCGTAATTAAATTTTACAGATGAACAACCTACGGCAGGAGCTGCAAATAATGGCATCAAGTCGACCCGTTACAATTGTTACTACAAGTCGAACAGGTTTCGCCTACCTTTTCTTGCACTTTAAAGATATTTTTATGTGTATTGATTATTTATTAGTAACCGCAGGAGCCAACGAAACCTTAATTCTATGCAGTGTTTGTATCTTATATTTCCATCCAATGTGAAAACATCTTATGGCACAGATTTATGGAGAtgaatatggtgtttttaaattagttcgatttttcataatttcttgTTATGATTTGCAATAAGGTCTCTTCATGAGCATTCTCTGACCTGTCTTTGTTTACTGCAGGTACTAGATATGGTATAATTATTGTTGTAGTGGTGGTAGGAGCTGGCTACGTTTGGTGGAAGGTAGaaggttttattttatacaagaTAATAAAATAGCCTTAAAATACTTCTCTCTTGACAAGGTTGTTATTCTATATGTGCATCTTGTGTATGTTTCAGGGGTGGAAGCTTCCTGATATGATGTTTGCAACAAGACGTAGCTTATCCGATGCTTGCAGTTCTGTTGGTAGTCAGCTTGAAAGTGTTTATTCGTCAGTTGCGgcaagtctctctctctctctctctctctctctctctctctctctgtgttatttctttttctattttactTCAAACTAGGAGATGAATTGTTCTTCTGCAttaaattttagataaatCAGTGCCTTTATAAACAACCCTTCTGAAGGACATGTTTTATATCATTCTTTAGTATTCTGTGTTGAAGATGTGACAGTGTCTTGTTTTTTAAGTTGTTACTGTTTTTATTATCATGTGAGAACTTGTCTCTTGAATCCATGGGGGAATAGAGATAGGAAACTATGCACTATGTAGGTcattatgttgttttgtgaTGCGTTAAGTTCTCTCTCGAGAGTGAGGGGAGCTctatctttttcctttcctctttgATGCCATTCAATTAGGGTTTCACATGGGCTCTGTATGACAGCGCCATGAATACTCTGGTCTGAGTCAAGTATTACCTTTTCTATCTCTTTCAAATGTTGTTGTTATGAGGTACTTGATTTATTCCCAAAAGGCATTGGCTGTGGTTGAAAGGATTTGTGGTTTAGTTGAAGTCATCTATTTTCGATGTAATAAATTTTCAAACCACTGGCTTTCATATCAAAACAAGTTATTGGATGGTTGCAACCTCCCTCTACATGTTTGGATTTTTAGGTGGGAGTCCCCACGTGGGCAATTGTGGTTAGCTGGTATTTTATCtgcattttttaaattcagaaaaatacgaaaaatgggaaaaaactgccccttttttctcctttactaaatatttataaaatttacaaAACCTTTTGGTCGTTGCTTCTGATTGATCAATAAATCTCTGCACTTTTCTCAAGGAAATTTTCTGAACCTGGTGTGCTTGTCTTCCTAATggattgattttttattttgagaaatgaaaaataataacataaaAAGATTTCTTACTTGGTAGATATTTTGTCTCATTTTCAGGCCACTAAACGGGCATTATCTTCACAAATGGATGGTGCGGAACGTTCTTTGGAGGAATCTATAGAATTTAATACTAGGACACAACAAGAGGTGGGCCACCATGTTAGATATTAAAGAGTACTTtagttttttgtatttttctgtTTCACGTTCATTGACGAAAAATATTTTGAGCCATTTATAGGCTATTGAAGTACGAGAAAGAGCGAATGCTGTTTGTGAGAATATTAGAGAATTTCAACACGCAGTGCAGACTCTGGTAACTCATTGtttatatattcattttttttcatttctctccTACAAGTATGCATGGACAGGAAATCAAATActgataatttttttgtctcaggaaacaaaaattaatgtaATAGATGGGAATCAGGTATTATAGCATTACGTCATAAGACTTGTGGCAATTTTTACACTTGTGATTTATGAGGAATTATTTTCTCCTGCAGAATACTGTTTTAATCTGATTCTCTGGCCTTTGACATATTCTTAGGATGTGACTGCTAATGGAGTATGGAAGTTATGTGACTATGCCCTGAACATTGAAAAGGGTGGAACTGCAGAACGTATTCAGGCATGTACAGACTATTTCCTCCATACATGTCAGATGGTTTTTCATGTCTGATTCTACAGTCATCTTATGTTACTTTCTTTTGACTATTGATCAGTTGTGCTGCTTTTTGTAACAAATTCGACCATGCCTAGccttaaattttatatttataatgttaCTTCTCAGTCTGAATTTTCACATCTCTGGTTTTGTACCTTTATGTTATTAGCCATGAGTTTCAATTGATATTATTCCTTTGGTATCATACTGACTCTAATTTCCATGGTCTTCAGGCATCACCATCCAGTTTTTCCGGGCCAGTTCGTGAACTACCACCCACCTCCCCCTCATCTTCGGTAAAAATTATCATCAGTTCCAGTAAATAGAGTTTACGCTAACagttccaataaaaaaaattatgcatgtcagttttaattattaaaaaaaattatgtccACTTCGTTCTAACAATTGTCTCccattaaaatttttatttttattttttatttaataactAGTGTAAGGGTTTAATATGAGCGAATCCGGAAAGATTGCCTCAGTTCGGCCAAATATCTGATTCACTGGTTTTTGTAGGTGACACCACTTCAGCCCTTGAGGCCAGCACTCGAGCTACCCCCATCTTCATCCTCAAGGGTAAGTTTTATCTTTGAAGTAGAGTGTACTGTTGATCAATCTTAGTAAGATAGTACACTGATTTGGTTCAGGGTTTAAATCAAATACCTGTGGGTCTTATTGCTTTGAAGTAGTTTGATATCGTGCATATATGTTACAGAATTCTAGATATGTACCATCATGATGCCCGGATTCCAAAGGCAGAATAGCTAGATCAACAAAATATGTTTTATCTA
The window above is part of the Prunus dulcis chromosome 1, ALMONDv2, whole genome shotgun sequence genome. Proteins encoded here:
- the LOC117615485 gene encoding uncharacterized protein LOC117615485 isoform X1, with protein sequence MALTAGKLTILVGAGILGSVLAKEGRVSDLVSGAFKIAWKQIIRNDQTPSVKKPHNDTLMAQMNNLRQELQIMASSRPVTIVTTSRTGTRYGIIIVVVVVGAGYVWWKGWKLPDMMFATRRSLSDACSSVGSQLESVYSSVAATKRALSSQMDGAERSLEESIEFNTRTQQEAIEVRERANAVCENIREFQHAVQTLETKINVIDGNQDVTANGVWKLCDYALNIEKGGTAERIQASPSSFSGPVRELPPTSPSSSVTPLQPLRPALELPPSSSSRLFQENRGILEAAEASNRGEVSNGFRALEGTNKAASSSRWFGFGFPTSNTSTILRTRSATSGMVQQKRSTSQQL
- the LOC117615485 gene encoding uncharacterized protein LOC117615485 isoform X2 — translated: MALTAGKLTILVGAGILGSVLAKEGRVSDLVSGAFKIAWKQIIRNDQTPSVKKPHNDTLMAQMNNLRQELQIMASSRPVTIVTTSRTGTRYGIIIVVVVVGAGYVWWKGWKLPDMMFATRRSLSDACSSVGSQLESVYSSVAATKRALSSQMDGAERSLEESIEFNTRTQQEAIEVRERANAVCENIREFQHAVQTLETKINVIDGNQDVTANGVWKLCDYALNIEKGGTAERIQASPSSFSGPVRELPPTSPSSSVTPLQPLRPALELPPSSSSRENRGILEAAEASNRGEVSNGFRALEGTNKAASSSRWFGFGFPTSNTSTILRTRSATSGMVQQKRSTSQQL